From one Streptomyces mobaraensis genomic stretch:
- a CDS encoding isoprenylcysteine carboxyl methyltransferase family protein, with protein sequence MGSAQLPAGLLALIALITVERGLELLVAQRHARWAAANGGVEYGRRHYPAMVVLHVGLLAGILVEVAAAHRQFVPAVGWPALAVTCLVQVARWWCVRSLGPRWNTRVIVVPGMPLETRGPYRWLRHPNYVIVVTEGLALPLVYNAWLTALLFTTANAVLLAVRLQVENRALGLAS encoded by the coding sequence CTGGGATCGGCCCAGCTCCCCGCCGGATTGCTGGCACTCATCGCCTTGATCACCGTGGAGCGCGGCCTCGAACTCCTCGTGGCACAGCGGCACGCGCGCTGGGCCGCCGCCAACGGCGGGGTGGAGTACGGCCGCCGGCACTATCCGGCCATGGTCGTCCTCCACGTCGGCCTGCTCGCCGGCATCCTGGTCGAGGTCGCGGCGGCCCACCGGCAGTTCGTACCGGCGGTCGGCTGGCCGGCCCTGGCCGTCACCTGCCTGGTCCAGGTGGCCCGGTGGTGGTGCGTGCGGTCGCTCGGCCCCCGCTGGAACACGCGCGTGATCGTCGTCCCGGGCATGCCCCTGGAGACCCGCGGCCCCTACCGCTGGCTCCGGCACCCGAACTACGTCATCGTCGTGACCGAGGGCCTGGCCCTGCCGCTGGTCTACAACGCCTGGCTGACCGCCCTCCTCTTCACCACCGCCAACGCGGTGCTGCTGGCCGTACGGCTGCAGGTGGAGAACAGGGCGCTGGGGCTCGCGTCCTAG
- a CDS encoding ribokinase codes for MRNDSDANGHGNGDDRAYDVLVIGSANADLTVRVDRRPGPGETVLGTDLVESAGGKGANQAAAAARLGARTALLAAVGDDAYGELLLDAQRAAGADTAHVRVLPETRTGTAMIVVGADGDNTIIVSPGANSRLSPDDVAAARPLVAAASVVSLQWEVPAETVRAAAALAVENGTRVVLNPSPVPPELGRDLLAAADPLVVNEHEARHLSGAPDEEDPAGWARALRDRGARSVVVTLGGAGALALDAGAADPVTVPGVPVRPVDTTGAGDAFTGALAARLAAGAPLADAVRFAVRVGAAAVTKPGAQPSYPTVDELPPAGEDR; via the coding sequence ATGAGGAACGACAGCGACGCCAACGGCCACGGCAACGGTGACGACCGGGCGTACGACGTCCTGGTGATCGGTTCGGCCAACGCCGACCTGACGGTCCGGGTGGACCGCCGTCCCGGTCCCGGCGAGACCGTGCTCGGCACGGACCTGGTGGAGTCGGCCGGCGGCAAGGGCGCCAACCAGGCCGCGGCGGCCGCCCGCCTCGGCGCCCGCACGGCCCTGCTGGCCGCGGTCGGTGACGACGCGTACGGCGAGCTGCTGCTGGACGCGCAGCGGGCGGCCGGCGCCGACACCGCGCACGTGCGCGTCCTCCCGGAGACCAGGACGGGCACGGCGATGATCGTCGTCGGTGCGGACGGCGACAACACCATCATCGTCTCCCCCGGCGCCAACTCCCGTCTCTCGCCGGACGATGTGGCGGCGGCCCGGCCGCTCGTCGCCGCCGCGTCGGTGGTCTCGCTCCAGTGGGAGGTCCCGGCCGAGACCGTCCGGGCCGCCGCCGCCCTCGCGGTGGAGAACGGGACGCGGGTCGTCCTCAACCCCTCCCCCGTACCGCCGGAGCTCGGCCGTGACCTGCTGGCGGCGGCCGACCCCCTGGTCGTCAACGAGCATGAGGCCCGGCACCTTTCCGGGGCCCCGGACGAGGAGGACCCGGCCGGGTGGGCCCGGGCCCTGCGCGATCGGGGCGCGCGTTCCGTCGTCGTCACCCTGGGCGGCGCCGGCGCCCTGGCCCTGGACGCCGGCGCCGCCGATCCGGTGACCGTCCCGGGCGTCCCCGTCCGCCCGGTGGACACGACGGGCGCCGGCGACGCCTTCACCGGCGCCCTGGCCGCCCGGCTGGCCGCCGGCGCGCCGCTGGCGGACGCGGTCCGGTTCGCCGTACGGGTCGGTGCGGCGGCGGTGACGAAGCCGGGGGCGCAGCCGTCGTACCCGACGGTGGACGAACTGCCGCCGGCGGGTGAGGACAGGTAG
- a CDS encoding helix-turn-helix domain-containing protein, translating into MRDDQEARLRLAHRLAALRAERDWPLDELARRTGVSRSTLSRLERAEISPTAAQLARVCAAFGRTAAQVLAEVEDGAPRPVRAGRQSVRRDDEAGAVRRSVSPPGPGLRGEIAEHVLRPGAEVVCEAPRVPGVEQHVWVLEGAMEVAAAGGAHILRAGDCLRFRLWGRSRFRCPGPERARYALFTVLP; encoded by the coding sequence ATGAGAGACGATCAGGAGGCACGGCTGCGGCTGGCGCACCGGCTGGCGGCGCTGCGGGCGGAGCGCGACTGGCCGCTGGACGAGCTCGCGCGCCGGACGGGCGTCAGCCGTTCGACGCTGTCGCGGCTGGAGCGGGCCGAGATCAGTCCGACCGCCGCCCAACTGGCGCGTGTGTGCGCGGCGTTCGGGCGGACGGCGGCCCAGGTGCTCGCCGAGGTGGAGGACGGGGCGCCACGGCCGGTGCGGGCGGGGCGGCAGTCGGTGCGGCGCGACGACGAGGCGGGCGCCGTACGGCGGTCGGTCTCGCCGCCGGGGCCCGGGCTGCGCGGCGAGATCGCCGAGCACGTCCTGCGGCCGGGGGCGGAGGTGGTGTGCGAGGCGCCGCGGGTGCCCGGGGTGGAGCAGCACGTGTGGGTACTGGAGGGGGCGATGGAGGTGGCGGCGGCCGGTGGGGCGCACATCCTGCGGGCGGGCGACTGCCTGCGCTTCCGGCTCTGGGGCCGGTCGCGGTTCCGCTGCCCGGGTCCGGAGCGGGCGCGGTACGCCCTGTTCACCGTCCTGCCGTGA
- a CDS encoding MMPL family transporter, which yields MDAVRRRAWLVVVGAVLAAVCAWALAPVALSALGTGGAVATGTEAGRAGRQAERLGVPSPDLLLTVDRPGGGGGTGTVRGDAGAVVKTLSRYPAVRAVWSARTTGNTWLRSKDGRSLLIGVRLRGTDKERKTAAPDVVAAARSAAPGARVEPSGEVWTNREIDETIEHDLSRAELIAAPVLFLLLVLAYGSVVAALLPVLVAVTAVGCTLPVLGVLAQWTDVSRVAVSAASAVGLGMAVDYSLFLLARVREEMARGADRETALTAALRSSGRSVAFSAAAVTTCLATAMVVPVPLLRGLSLAGMVVTVLSALVALLVLPSCLRLLGPRVQAWDPLARWRRTDTGDDSRFWRRTTRTVTARPLLAGGLAVLALVLMAVPFTHVRLGLVDERTLPPSASAASAAARVGHEFAVPPERVLSVVVTGPGARDAAPAYAARLDGLPGVAGVRVERAVRSAVAEKGEAAVLLVASTAPPGTSGAETLVRRVREEPAPGAVAVAGRAAEIADSSAAVRGALPTCGLLLAVGLMVLLGLFTRSPVAPLKAVAVAAVSLGAGLGAMVLLFQDGHGRAVLGDFTAPGALDASTLLFVLFITLALSVDYEVFLLGRIREEYQRSHDNRGSIVDGIARTGRLMTSAAAAVAVSTAAMGMSHVALLKLIGIGIALGALVDAVLVRGVLVPAVMAALGPANWWTPHGSRIARQPDHTADGRTRDDRTREGRRRLSQ from the coding sequence GTGGATGCGGTACGACGGCGGGCGTGGCTCGTGGTGGTGGGCGCCGTGCTCGCCGCGGTGTGCGCCTGGGCACTGGCCCCGGTGGCGCTTTCGGCGCTGGGCACAGGCGGCGCGGTCGCCACGGGGACCGAGGCCGGGCGAGCCGGGCGGCAGGCCGAGCGGCTGGGCGTGCCCTCGCCCGATCTGCTGCTCACCGTGGACCGGCCCGGCGGGGGAGGCGGGACGGGGACGGTCCGGGGCGACGCCGGGGCCGTGGTGAAGACCCTTTCCCGGTATCCGGCCGTACGGGCGGTGTGGTCCGCCCGGACGACCGGCAACACTTGGCTGCGGTCGAAGGACGGCCGGTCCCTGCTGATCGGCGTGCGGCTGAGAGGGACGGACAAGGAACGCAAGACCGCGGCCCCCGATGTCGTGGCCGCCGCACGGTCCGCCGCTCCGGGGGCCCGCGTGGAGCCGAGCGGTGAGGTCTGGACCAACCGGGAGATCGACGAGACGATCGAACACGACCTGAGTCGGGCCGAGTTGATCGCGGCGCCGGTGCTCTTCCTCCTCCTGGTCCTCGCCTACGGATCGGTCGTCGCCGCCTTGCTGCCGGTCCTCGTGGCCGTGACGGCCGTCGGCTGCACGCTTCCGGTCCTGGGTGTGCTGGCCCAGTGGACCGACGTGTCACGGGTCGCGGTGAGCGCCGCCTCCGCCGTCGGGCTCGGCATGGCCGTCGACTACAGCCTCTTCCTGCTGGCCCGGGTACGCGAGGAGATGGCACGGGGCGCGGACCGGGAAACGGCGCTGACCGCCGCTCTCCGCTCCAGCGGCCGTTCGGTCGCCTTCTCCGCGGCCGCCGTCACCACCTGTCTGGCCACCGCCATGGTGGTTCCCGTTCCCCTGCTGCGCGGACTCTCCCTGGCGGGGATGGTCGTCACCGTGCTGTCCGCGCTCGTCGCCCTGCTGGTGCTGCCGTCGTGTCTTCGGCTGCTCGGCCCGCGCGTCCAGGCGTGGGATCCGCTGGCACGGTGGCGGCGTACGGACACCGGGGACGACAGCCGCTTCTGGCGGAGGACGACACGCACGGTCACCGCGCGGCCTCTCCTCGCCGGCGGCCTCGCGGTCCTCGCCCTGGTCCTGATGGCGGTCCCGTTCACCCACGTCAGGCTGGGCCTGGTGGACGAGCGCACCCTGCCCCCGTCCGCGTCGGCGGCCTCCGCCGCCGCCCGCGTGGGCCACGAGTTCGCCGTCCCGCCCGAGCGCGTCCTGTCCGTGGTGGTGACCGGCCCCGGGGCGCGGGACGCCGCGCCGGCCTACGCCGCACGCCTCGACGGCCTTCCGGGCGTGGCGGGCGTCCGCGTGGAACGCGCCGTCCGGTCCGCCGTGGCAGAGAAGGGGGAGGCCGCCGTCCTGTTGGTCGCCTCCACCGCGCCACCCGGCACGTCCGGGGCGGAGACGCTGGTGCGGAGGGTGCGGGAAGAACCCGCGCCGGGAGCCGTGGCGGTCGCCGGGCGGGCCGCGGAGATCGCGGACAGCTCGGCCGCGGTGCGCGGCGCCCTGCCGACGTGCGGGCTGCTCCTGGCGGTCGGCCTCATGGTGCTCCTCGGGCTGTTCACCCGCTCCCCCGTCGCCCCCCTCAAGGCCGTGGCCGTGGCGGCCGTCAGCCTCGGGGCCGGTCTGGGGGCGATGGTCCTCCTCTTCCAGGACGGCCACGGCCGCGCCGTGCTCGGCGATTTCACCGCGCCGGGTGCGCTGGACGCCTCCACGCTGCTGTTCGTCCTCTTCATCACGCTCGCCCTGTCGGTGGACTACGAGGTCTTCCTGCTCGGCCGCATCCGCGAGGAGTACCAACGCAGCCATGACAACCGCGGCTCGATCGTCGACGGCATCGCGCGCACGGGCCGGCTGATGACCTCGGCGGCCGCGGCCGTGGCGGTCTCGACCGCCGCCATGGGCATGTCCCATGTCGCGCTCCTCAAGCTCATCGGCATCGGTATCGCCCTCGGTGCCCTCGTGGACGCCGTCCTGGTACGCGGTGTCCTGGTCCCCGCTGTCATGGCGGCCCTGGGGCCGGCCAACTGGTGGACACCACACGGCAGTCGGATCGCACGGCAGCCGGATCACACGGCGGACGGCCGTACGCGGGATGACCGCACACGCGAAGGAAGGAGAAGGCTGAGTCAATGA
- a CDS encoding amidase — protein MDRDAEENRVCPSGAAPIPGSAVGAAAPVGPDPALDLDRCTIAGLQQGMADGMLTSERLTLALLERIERLNPLLRAVTTVNPDAVALSRRSDALRRAGGARGPLEGIPVLLKDSVGTADLQPTTAGSAALLGARPDADAFLVRRLRAAGAVVLGKANMTEWADFRSEDSVAGWSATGGQTRNPYVLDRSPSGSSSGSAVAVAAGLAVAAIGTETDGSIVLPASVTATVGFKPTRGLVSRGGIVPLSSRQDTAGPLARTVADAALVLWAIHGPDPADPVTARAAGALPADPGAVLDRGALRGRRVGVRRPAGLGPWTERVFEDAVDRIRDLGADLVEDVDLPDTDEEAERHLEPALLTEFRHDVGAWLAATPGSHPKDLAGVIAYNTRHAATELALFGQDVLERAERTGGDLRDPVYRRHRAAAVRLARRTLDGAFARHRLDVLVTPTAGPAPLLAGTTGDGPFAAVTRDAAVAGNPHVTVPAGYARDVLPLGISFVGARGADALVLGCAYAFEQAGPARTPPGCLPTLP, from the coding sequence GTGGACCGCGACGCGGAGGAGAACCGAGTGTGCCCGTCCGGAGCAGCACCGATACCCGGCTCGGCGGTGGGGGCGGCCGCGCCCGTCGGCCCGGATCCCGCCCTGGACCTCGACCGCTGCACGATCGCCGGTCTGCAACAGGGCATGGCAGACGGCATGTTGACCTCCGAGCGCCTCACGCTCGCCCTCCTCGAACGGATCGAGCGGCTGAACCCGCTGCTCCGCGCCGTGACGACCGTCAACCCCGATGCCGTGGCCCTCTCGCGCCGAAGTGACGCGCTGCGCCGGGCCGGTGGGGCGCGCGGGCCGCTGGAGGGGATTCCGGTGCTGCTCAAGGACAGCGTCGGCACGGCGGACCTGCAGCCGACCACCGCCGGTTCGGCGGCCCTGCTGGGGGCCCGGCCGGACGCGGACGCGTTCCTGGTGCGGCGGTTGCGGGCGGCCGGGGCCGTCGTGCTGGGGAAGGCGAACATGACGGAGTGGGCCGACTTCCGGTCCGAGGACTCCGTGGCGGGCTGGAGCGCGACCGGGGGCCAGACCCGCAACCCGTACGTCCTCGACCGCAGCCCCTCCGGGTCGTCCAGCGGTTCGGCGGTGGCCGTGGCGGCCGGGCTGGCCGTGGCGGCGATCGGCACCGAGACCGACGGTTCGATCGTCCTGCCGGCGAGCGTCACCGCCACGGTCGGGTTCAAGCCCACGCGCGGGCTGGTGAGCCGGGGCGGCATCGTGCCGCTCTCCTCCCGCCAGGACACCGCCGGGCCCCTCGCCCGTACGGTCGCCGACGCGGCGCTGGTGCTGTGGGCGATCCACGGACCCGACCCCGCCGACCCGGTCACCGCCCGCGCGGCCGGCGCCCTGCCCGCCGATCCCGGCGCCGTGCTCGACCGCGGCGCGCTGCGCGGCCGGCGCGTCGGCGTCCGGCGCCCGGCGGGCCTCGGCCCGTGGACGGAGCGGGTGTTCGAGGACGCCGTCGACCGGATCCGGGACCTGGGCGCCGATCTCGTCGAGGACGTGGACCTGCCCGACACCGACGAGGAGGCGGAACGGCACCTGGAGCCGGCCCTGCTGACGGAGTTCCGGCACGACGTCGGCGCCTGGCTCGCCGCCACGCCCGGATCGCACCCGAAGGACCTGGCCGGCGTCATCGCGTACAACACCCGGCACGCCGCGACGGAGTTGGCCCTCTTCGGCCAGGACGTCCTCGAACGGGCGGAGCGGACCGGGGGCGATCTCCGCGACCCGGTCTACCGGCGGCACCGGGCCGCCGCGGTCCGGCTGGCACGGCGGACGCTCGACGGCGCGTTCGCCCGGCACCGGCTGGACGTCCTCGTCACACCCACCGCCGGCCCCGCCCCGCTGCTCGCCGGGACGACGGGTGACGGCCCGTTCGCCGCCGTCACCCGGGACGCCGCGGTGGCCGGGAACCCGCACGTCACCGTGCCGGCCGGGTACGCCCGGGACGTGCTGCCACTCGGCATCTCGTTCGTCGGTGCGCGGGGCGCCGACGCGCTGGTGCTCGGCTGCGCCTACGCCTTCGAGCAGGCCGGCCCGGCCCGTACGCCGCCCGGCTGCCTGCCGACGCTGCCCTGA
- a CDS encoding acyl carrier protein has protein sequence MTQSPDQAERSDQAERPDRLEQPALPDNLLALLTDHLGVHARPENLSAGMTFESLGMDSLSLMELVVAAEEKFAVVLPEDALDLAPSSTLAEAARAFRNARAV, from the coding sequence ATGACACAGTCACCGGACCAGGCGGAGCGGTCGGACCAGGCGGAGCGGCCGGACCGGTTGGAACAGCCGGCGCTCCCCGATAACCTGCTGGCCTTGCTGACCGACCACCTGGGCGTGCACGCGCGCCCCGAGAACCTCTCCGCCGGGATGACGTTCGAAAGCCTCGGCATGGATTCGCTGTCGCTGATGGAACTCGTGGTCGCCGCGGAGGAGAAGTTCGCCGTCGTCCTGCCCGAGGACGCGCTGGACCTCGCTCCCTCCTCGACCCTCGCCGAGGCGGCCCGCGCCTTCCGGAACGCGCGTGCGGTCTGA
- a CDS encoding RraA family protein: MNHEELTRRFSALTTAHVADACVRAALPVRAAPPDIRPLAPGSRLAGRACPARHVGSVDVFLEAYAAAAPGDVLVVDNDGRLDEACVGDLAVLEAGQAGLSGVVVWGLHRDTADLRAIGLPVFSLGATPPGPRRLDPRPPEALRSAVVGEWTVDRTDLVLGDDDGVLFLPAARADELLTLAAAIRDTERDQAQRMRSGVSLREQVRFDTYLARRRENPALTFREHLRTVGGAIEE, from the coding sequence ATGAACCACGAAGAGCTCACCCGGCGCTTCTCCGCGCTGACCACCGCGCACGTCGCCGACGCCTGCGTACGCGCCGCGCTCCCGGTGCGCGCCGCGCCGCCGGACATCCGCCCCCTCGCCCCCGGAAGCCGCCTGGCCGGCCGGGCGTGCCCGGCGCGCCACGTCGGCAGCGTGGACGTCTTCCTGGAGGCGTACGCGGCGGCGGCCCCCGGCGACGTGCTCGTCGTCGACAACGACGGACGGCTCGACGAGGCGTGCGTCGGCGACCTCGCCGTCCTGGAGGCCGGGCAGGCCGGCCTGAGCGGCGTGGTGGTGTGGGGCCTGCACCGCGACACGGCGGACCTGCGGGCCATCGGCCTGCCCGTCTTCAGCCTGGGCGCCACCCCGCCGGGCCCCCGCCGCCTCGACCCCCGGCCCCCGGAGGCACTGCGCTCCGCCGTCGTGGGGGAGTGGACGGTGGACCGGACGGACCTCGTCCTCGGCGACGACGACGGCGTCCTCTTCCTTCCCGCCGCCCGCGCCGACGAACTCCTCACCCTCGCCGCCGCGATCCGCGACACGGAACGCGACCAGGCCCAACGGATGCGCTCCGGCGTCTCGCTGCGCGAACAGGTCCGCTTCGACACCTACCTCGCCCGGCGCCGGGAGAACCCCGCACTGACCTTCCGCGAGCACTTGCGGACGGTGGGCGGGGCCATCGAGGAGTGA
- a CDS encoding type III polyketide synthase gives MSRFTEGFAWGPDEPLPRVTAIETAVPPHRYRQQDIMAALARTTLMESQTGILMLRKIQANAGVATRHFALPLERLIELDDFTENNRLWHDAALELGERALTGALRAAGVEPGEVDAVISTTVTGLAVPSLEARLAHRMGLRPDVTRVPLFGYGCAGGAAGLARLNDYLRAHPDRVAVLLAVELCSLAYQMQDTSMANIVAGSLFGDGAAAVVAVGGHRGAEAAAAGPQLVDSRSRLVPDSEEVLGWDIGSHGFRILLAPEVPTLTEEHLPKAVHDFLGTYDLLPGQVGSWIVHGGGPKVLTAVERSFDLPPAALEPTRRSLSERGNLSSVSVLDVLHTMMRTPPRPGTPGLVAAMGPGFAIELALVRW, from the coding sequence ATGAGTCGGTTCACGGAGGGCTTCGCCTGGGGGCCGGACGAACCCTTGCCCCGGGTGACCGCGATCGAGACGGCCGTACCACCCCACCGGTATCGCCAGCAGGACATCATGGCCGCCCTGGCGCGCACCACACTGATGGAGTCCCAGACGGGGATCCTGATGCTGCGCAAGATCCAGGCCAACGCCGGGGTGGCCACACGGCACTTCGCCCTGCCGCTGGAGCGGCTCATCGAGCTCGACGACTTCACCGAGAACAACCGCTTGTGGCACGACGCCGCCCTGGAACTCGGGGAACGCGCGCTCACCGGGGCCCTGCGGGCGGCTGGGGTGGAGCCGGGCGAGGTCGACGCGGTGATCAGCACCACTGTGACGGGCCTCGCCGTGCCTTCGCTGGAGGCCCGCCTGGCCCACCGGATGGGCCTGCGGCCGGACGTCACGCGCGTTCCCCTGTTCGGGTACGGCTGCGCGGGAGGAGCCGCCGGACTCGCCCGGCTGAACGACTACCTCCGGGCCCACCCGGACCGTGTGGCCGTCCTCCTGGCGGTGGAACTGTGCTCGCTGGCGTATCAGATGCAGGACACCTCGATGGCGAACATCGTCGCCGGCAGCCTCTTCGGGGACGGTGCGGCCGCGGTCGTGGCCGTCGGCGGACACCGGGGCGCCGAAGCCGCGGCGGCGGGCCCTCAGCTCGTCGATTCCCGCAGCCGGCTGGTCCCCGACAGCGAGGAGGTACTCGGCTGGGACATCGGATCCCACGGCTTCAGGATCCTGCTCGCCCCCGAGGTGCCCACGCTCACCGAGGAGCATCTGCCCAAGGCCGTCCATGACTTCCTCGGCACCTACGATCTGCTGCCGGGCCAGGTCGGAAGCTGGATCGTCCACGGTGGCGGCCCCAAGGTCCTCACCGCCGTGGAGAGGTCCTTCGACCTGCCGCCCGCGGCTCTGGAGCCCACGCGCCGGTCCCTGTCGGAACGGGGCAACCTCTCGTCCGTCTCCGTCCTGGACGTCCTGCACACGATGATGCGGACGCCGCCACGGCCCGGTACGCCGGGGCTCGTCGCGGCCATGGGCCCGGGGTTCGCCATCGAACTCGCCCTGGTCCGCTGGTGA
- a CDS encoding acyl-ACP desaturase: MSPGTAESVLRELEPSVERLLNQHLAVARDWLPHQYVPWSAARDFDGPLEGSGWDPGQSALPHAVQDALVINLLTEDNLPSYHFEIASRLGRDGAWGAWVHRWTAEEDRHSSVLRAYLHARRGVDPVALEDLRMRHVGNGYRNDLPTPLHLLAYVTVQELATRQAHRNTGAACGDPVGEALMARISADENLHMLFYRGLYEDAIRAFPDDALVALTDVVRDFRMPGTEIPGFRARAARVAAAGIFNLDVHLEYVLQPLVRALGVMTTTGLGPAGREAQEHIGRHMERLQAQASRARDIYVRLNASRASGPATEEQEIPA; encoded by the coding sequence GTGTCCCCTGGCACGGCGGAAAGCGTCCTGCGGGAGTTGGAACCATCTGTCGAGCGGTTGCTGAACCAGCATCTGGCGGTGGCACGTGACTGGTTGCCCCACCAGTACGTGCCGTGGAGTGCGGCGAGGGACTTCGACGGGCCGCTGGAAGGCTCGGGCTGGGATCCGGGGCAGTCGGCGCTGCCGCACGCGGTCCAGGACGCCCTGGTCATCAATCTGCTGACCGAGGACAACCTGCCCAGCTACCACTTCGAGATCGCCTCACGGCTCGGCCGTGACGGTGCCTGGGGCGCGTGGGTCCACCGGTGGACGGCGGAAGAGGACCGGCACTCGTCCGTCCTGCGCGCCTACCTCCACGCCCGGCGGGGCGTGGACCCGGTCGCCCTCGAGGACCTGCGGATGCGGCACGTGGGCAACGGATACCGCAACGACCTGCCGACTCCGCTGCATCTCCTGGCCTACGTCACGGTGCAGGAACTGGCGACCCGGCAGGCGCACCGCAACACCGGCGCGGCGTGCGGGGACCCCGTCGGTGAGGCGCTCATGGCCAGGATCTCGGCCGACGAGAACCTGCACATGCTGTTCTACCGGGGCCTGTACGAGGACGCGATCCGGGCCTTCCCCGACGACGCCCTCGTCGCCCTCACCGACGTGGTCCGCGACTTCCGGATGCCCGGCACCGAGATCCCCGGCTTCCGGGCGCGCGCCGCGCGCGTGGCCGCGGCGGGCATCTTCAACCTGGACGTCCATCTCGAGTACGTGCTCCAGCCGCTGGTGCGGGCGCTCGGTGTGATGACCACGACCGGGCTGGGGCCGGCCGGGCGGGAGGCGCAGGAGCACATCGGCCGGCATATGGAACGGCTCCAGGCACAGGCATCCCGCGCGCGTGACATCTACGTCCGCCTCAACGCGTCCAGGGCGTCCGGCCCGGCAACGGAAGAACAGGAGATCCCGGCATGA
- a CDS encoding beta-ketoacyl-[acyl-carrier-protein] synthase family protein encodes MRSEVAVTGLGLVTPAGHTASANWEALCRGRSLAATDPELAGLPVDFSCRVRDLDVDGELGRSRARRTDRFIQFALIAARRAVADAGLDPSSWRGERIGVILGVGSNSLSSYVDEFCRLGAGKPERVSPLALPRSVPNMAASEVAIDLGVRGPNFTTSSACASGATAIGVARDLLRSGTCDIVLAGGSESARSRMATTCFTRMRALSRRREQPALACRPFDAERDGMVLGEGAAVLVLERPATARARRARVLALLRGYGAGSDAYHPVAPHPGGEGAARAVSAALADAGCGPRDIGLVNAHGTATVLSDASEAAALTRVFGADAPPVTASKGVIGHTLGAAGAVQAAYTVLALRHGAVPPVANFAHQEGDHKLDIVAGHPRATAAEAGISCSFGFGGQNAVLLFTAP; translated from the coding sequence GTGCGGTCTGAGGTAGCCGTCACCGGCCTCGGCCTGGTGACCCCCGCGGGGCACACGGCGTCGGCGAACTGGGAGGCCCTGTGCCGGGGCCGTTCGCTCGCCGCGACCGACCCCGAACTGGCGGGCCTTCCCGTCGACTTCTCCTGTCGGGTCCGCGACCTGGACGTCGACGGGGAGCTCGGCCGGTCCCGTGCCCGCCGAACGGACCGTTTCATCCAGTTCGCCCTGATCGCCGCGCGCCGGGCGGTCGCCGACGCCGGGCTCGATCCATCGTCCTGGCGGGGCGAGCGGATCGGAGTGATCCTCGGCGTCGGGTCGAACAGCCTGAGTTCCTACGTCGACGAGTTCTGCCGTCTCGGCGCCGGAAAGCCGGAGCGCGTCTCGCCGCTCGCCCTGCCGCGCAGTGTGCCCAACATGGCCGCGAGCGAGGTCGCGATCGATCTCGGTGTCCGCGGCCCCAACTTCACCACCTCCAGTGCCTGTGCCTCGGGCGCGACCGCCATCGGGGTCGCACGCGACCTGCTGCGCTCGGGGACCTGCGACATCGTCCTCGCGGGCGGCAGCGAGTCGGCCCGCTCCCGTATGGCGACGACGTGCTTCACCCGGATGCGGGCCCTCTCCCGGCGGCGCGAGCAGCCGGCTCTCGCCTGTCGTCCGTTCGACGCCGAACGGGACGGAATGGTCCTGGGCGAGGGCGCCGCCGTCCTCGTCCTGGAGCGGCCCGCCACCGCGCGCGCCCGTCGGGCACGGGTCCTCGCCCTGCTGCGCGGCTACGGCGCCGGATCCGACGCGTACCATCCCGTGGCCCCCCACCCCGGAGGGGAAGGGGCGGCCCGGGCCGTCTCCGCCGCCTTGGCGGACGCGGGGTGCGGCCCCCGGGACATCGGGCTGGTCAACGCGCACGGCACCGCCACCGTCCTCAGCGACGCCTCCGAGGCGGCGGCCCTCACACGTGTCTTCGGAGCCGACGCACCACCGGTGACCGCGTCCAAAGGCGTCATCGGCCACACCCTCGGGGCGGCCGGAGCGGTCCAGGCGGCCTACACGGTCCTCGCGCTGCGGCACGGAGCCGTCCCGCCGGTGGCGAACTTCGCGCACCAGGAAGGGGACCACAAGCTCGACATCGTGGCCGGGCACCCTCGCGCGACGGCCGCGGAGGCCGGAATCAGCTGCTCCTTCGGATTCGGCGGCCAGAACGCGGTCCTGCTCTTCACGGCTCCCTGA